In Gammaproteobacteria bacterium, the sequence GTTGCAGGAGAATATTCTGCCGGCGCAGGGACGGCTGCTGGATCTCGGCTGCGGGCGCGGTCAGTTACTGGCGCTGCTGGGATCCGCCACCGAAATGCACGCGCTAGGCGTATGGCAGCCGGGGTGGCCGCCGCCGCCCGCTGGTCTGACTCTGGCGGGTGTCGATAGGCGCGCCCGACACGTCGGCGTCGCGCGCGAGGTATTAGCCAGCCGCGCCGAACTGCGCACGGAAGACCTGACGACTTATGAGCCGCCGCCCTGCTCGATCGTCACGTTGCTGGATGTGCTGTTCTATATGTCGCCAAACGCGCAGCATCAGCTGATCGCGCGGGTGCACGACGCACTGGCGCCGGGCGGACTGCTGCTGATCCGCGAACCCGACGCGGCCGCGGGCGCGCGCTTCACCGTGACGCGGCTCGCCGAGGCGTTATATGGCCTGTGTCGCGGCCGCTTCAAACAGCGTTATCATTATCGCTCCGCCGCCGAATGGACCCGGTTGCTTGAAGACGCAGGATTCGGCGCCAAGTTGCGTCCCATGTCGGCCCGCACGCCTTTCGCCAACGTATTGATCGAGGCGCGCAAACGGCAACCACTGTAACGTAACGTCATGTCGATACCGCCGTTAGCGATCTCCGCCTACACGCTGGTCAACGCACTCGGGCGCGGCGTCGATGCCACGGCCGCGCGCTTGCTCGACGGCGTTAGCGGCTTGCGGCCGTGCGATTTCGAACTCGCGGAATTGCCGACCTGGATCGGCAGGGTCGAGGGTCTGGAGGACGAGCCGGTGGACGGGACTCTCCGCGCCTTCGATTGCCGCAACAATCGTCTGGCGCGCGCTGCGTTCGCGCAGGACGGCTTCGCTACCGCGGTCGCGACTGTCCGCGATAGAGTCGGCGCCGGTCGCATCGGCGTGTTCGTCGGCACCAGCACCGCGGGCATTCTCGAAACCGAACACGCGTATCGTGGCTTTGTGGCGACCGGCGTCCTGAAGCCATTCAGCTATCGCCATACGCAGGATATCTTTTCGGTGGCCGACTTCACCCGCGCCTGGTTCGCACTCGAAGGGCCGGCGGTGGGCATTTCCACCGCGTGCTCCTCCAGCGCCAAGGTGTTCGCGAGCGCGTATCGCTACATGCGCGCGGGGCTGTGCGATGCGGCGGTGGTCGGCGGGGTGGACAGTTTATGCCTGACGACCTTGTACGGCTTTCACTCGCTGGAGCTGACTTCCCCGCAACCGTGCCGACCCTGGGACGCGGCGCGCGACGGGCTCAGCATCGGCGAGGCCGCCGGTTTCGCGCTGCTGCAGTGGCCGGCCAATGACCCTGACAATGTCGCGCTGCGCGGCTACGGCGAAAGCTCGGACGCATACCACATGTCGTCCGCGCACCCGAAGGGCGACGGCGCGGTGTTGTCCATGCGCGGTGCGCTCGAAGCCGCCGGCGTGCTGCCAGAACACGTTGACTACGTGAACCTGCACGGCACCGCCACGGTGTCCAATGACGCCGCCGAGGACAAGGCGATGCTGCGGGTATTCGGCGAGCGGACGCCGTGCAGTTCCACCAAGGGCTGGATCGGGCACACCCTGGGCGCGGCGGGCATTAGCGAGGCGCTGATCGCCTGCCTGTGCATCGAGCGCGGCTTTCTGCCGGGCAGCCTCAATACGCAGCAATGCGACCCGTCGCTGAAGGCGAATATCGTGCGCGAAACACGACCCCGCTCAATCGATGTCGCGATGAGCAATTCGTTTGGTTTTGGCGGCTCGAACTGCTGCCTGCTGCTGGGGCGTTTGCCCTGACCGTCATGAACCCGTGAACCTAAAAGCTTCTGAACCGATGTCGCCACCCGCCGCCGGGCTCGTGACGGTATACGCGCGGGGATTAAGCGTGATCGCGCCTGGACTGGATGGCTGGGAGCAGAGTCAGTCCATCCTGCACGGCGAGCGGTTATACGTTAACCAGCCCCTGGCGGCGTTCGCGCCCGAACTTCTGCCTCGCAACGAACGGCGGCGCGCGACCGGCGCGATCAAGCTGGCGTTGCGGGCCGCCGAGCAGCTCGCGCTGCCGTCCGGCATTGATCGGCAATCGCTGCGCGCGGTATTCGCCTCCTCGGGCGGCGACGGCGAGATCATCAACAGCATCTGTACGGCCCTGGCGCAGCCACAGCGCGCGGTGTCGCCCACGCAGTTTCACAACTCGGTGCACAACAGCCCCGCTGGTTACTGGGCGATCGCCACCATTTGCCACAGCTCGTCGGTGAGTCTGTCCGCGCACGATGGCAGCTTCGCCGCCGGCCTGCTGGAGGCGGCGACCACGGCGCTGATCGAGGGCGGGCCGGTGTTGCTGGTCGCCTACGATTATCCGCCGCCGGAGCCCCTGTCCCAGGTACGCGGGTTTTGCGCGCCATTCGCCGCGGCGATGTTGATCGACGCGCACTCCGGCGCGCGCGCACTGGCGAGCTTTGGCATTGCGCTCACGCACGGGGAGCGGGAAGATCAGATACGCGATAAAGAGCTCGAATACCTGCGCACGGGCAACCCGGCAGCGCGCGCGTTGCCGTTATTGCAAGCCATCGCGCGGCAGGAGGTGCGGCGGGTGGTGCTGCCGTATCTGCCGGACGCGCAACTGGCGGTGGAAGTTCGGCCTGCGGATGGCTTATGCGCCGATTGCTCGTGAACCCTTGCAACGACAACGAACGACAACGCCCGCTCAGTCCAAAGTCGAAAAAGCATAGTGGGTGCTCCCATGCCTCACGATGACTGAACCCGCCCTCAGGCGCGCGCTCGTGACCGGGGGCAGCGGCGACATCGGCGCGGCGATCTGCCGCAGGCTCGCGCGCGCCGGAATGCACGTGGTGGTGCACGCAAACCGCAACCTCGAGCGTGCAAAAGGGCTGGTCGCGGAGATCGGCGACGCGGGTGGTTCCGCCGAGATGGTCGCGTTCGATGTCACGCAACCGGAAGCGACCACCGAACGCCTGCGGACGCTTCTGCAAGCAGGCCCGATTCAGGTGCTTGTCAGCAACGCCGGCGGTTATCGCGACGCGCCGATGGCGGGCATGAATCAGGTGCAGTGGCGTTATCCGATCGATGTTTCCCTGCACGGCTTTTTCAACGTCGCCCAGCCGCTGCTGCTGCCCATGATGGCGACGCGCTGGGGGCGCATCATCGCCATTTCGTCGGTCGCCGGTGTGATAGGCAATCGCGGGCAGACCAATTACGCGGCGGCCAAGGCCGGCCTCTCCGGCGCCGTCAAGCCGCTGTCGCTGGAAGTCGCTTCGCGCGGGATTACGGTCAACGCGGTCGCACCGGGTGTGATCGCGGGCCACATAACCACCCGCGAGTTCGCGGCCGACGCCATCAAGCGGCTGATGCCGATGAAACGCGCGGGCATGCCGGACGAAGTCGCCGCGCTGGTCGCATTTCTGGCTTCGAACGACGCCGCGTATATCTCGGGGCAGATCATTTCGGTCAATGGTGGCATGGCGTAGGCGGGGGTTAGCCGGGCGAGCGGCGTAACCCGGCGGCACCGCATGGTGGGTTACGCCGCTGGCCTAACCCGCCCTACAATCAGGAGAGACAACAAGCACATGCGAGCCGCGGTAGTCATCCCCGCATGCAACGAGGCCGCGACGATCGCCGATATCGCGCGACGCGCGCAGGCTTTCATCACGCCGGTCATCGTCGTGGATGATGGTTCCGGCGACGATACCGCCGCGCGCGTACGGGGGTTGGCGGTAATCCTGCTGCGCAACGGCGTTAATCAGGGCAAGGCGGCGAGCCTGTGGCGCGGCATGCAGTGCGCGCTTGCGGCTGGCGCCGAGGCGGTCATAACCCTGGATGGGGACGGTCAACATTGCCCCGAAGACATTCCGCGCCTGCTGGCAGCCGCGACACTGCATCCGCATCGCATCGTCATCGGTGCGCGCCTGCGCGGGCGCGCGAACGCGCCGTGGCCGCGAAGGCTTGCCAATCGCTTCGCGGATTTCTGGATCTCGTGGGCGGCGGGGCATCGCATTTTCGATTCGCAGTCCGGGTTTCGGCTGTATCCCGCGGCGCTGCTCGAAAGAGTGGACATCGCGCATGACCGCGCGCATGGCTTCGTGTTCGAAAGCGAGATACTGATCGGGGCCGCGCGCCACGGCTTTCTCAGCACGCAGGTCAGCATCGATTCCATCTATGGTGCCTCGTCTCGCGCCAGCCATTATCGTGCGGTCGCGGATACCTGGCGCATCACGCGCATGGTGGCGTGGAAACTGATGCGGCGCGGGCTTTATCCGCAGGGTCTGATCCGGATACTGCGCACGCAGGCGCCACTCGTCGATGTGCAATCTCCGCGCGCAAGCGCTGACCCCCGCCATTGAAAACCGAGGCGGATAGAGCCGTATTCGATACTTTGCAACGTCCGGGCGCGCTCGCCTGCCGCGGTTGCAAACACAAAGCGATGTGCCACAATGCGTCGCCAGGGATTCGGCTCATATATAACTGCATATCTAACCCTTAGGTGAACAGCCTGCAAAAACCCACGCAGAGACCTCCATTCGAATTAAAGGGGCGCATGACCAGCCTCACGATTATGCGCCTGTTCAGCGACGATCTGGCCGCCATCGGCGAACGTTTGCGTAGCCAGATCAAGCAGGCGCCTTCGCTGTTTTACGGCGCGCCGCTGGCCATTGACATGAGCGCGCTGGAAAAGCCCGAACTCGACCTGAACGCGCTGACCGTGCTGTTGCGCGAGCAGGGTCTGGTGCCGGTCGCGGTTCACGGCGGCGGCAAGGCAATGCGGGGACAAGCGGGCAAATGCAATCTCGGCGTGCTGGAGTGGACGGAACCCTCTGTCCCCACCCCCACGAACGGTTCCGAGCCGGTTGTCAGAGCGCCGCAAGACACCAGCCACGAGGCTTCGCCGCCAGCACCGGCCCCCGCCGCCAAAAAGACCTCGACCATGCTGATCACGCAGACGGTGCGTTCCGGCCAGCACATCTACGCGCGCGGTGGCGATCTGCTGATTCTGGGGCAGGTAAGCGCCGGCGCGGAGGTCATCGCGGACGGCCACATCCATGTGTATGGCAAGCTTCACGGCCGCGCGCTGGCGGGCGCTCAGGGCGATGGTACGGCGCGCATCTTCGTGCAATGTCTGGAAGCCGAGCTGATCGCCGTGGCGGGGGTATACCGGGTGAGCGAGGAGCTGGACGAAAGCCTGCGCGGCGCCGCCGTGCAGGCGTATCTGCACGATGAAAATCTGCTGCTGGAACCGTTGTAACCATTGGGGCATTCGAAATGCCGTTCGGCCGGCCCTGATCGAGCGGCGTCCGCGTGCGATCCACGCGCAAAGACGAATTTTCCCCTACACAAATTAGCGACTCGCTGCGCCTCCAATCACAAGATATAGTGGTTGACATTGCCCCGCGAACACAATATAACCGCGAGCAAGGTGTCGTTTTGCATGCAAACCGGGCCGCGGCCGCGGCCCTCAACCGTTGGAGATGGAGTTGGCTAGAATTATCGTTTCAACTTCCGGCAAGGGTGGGGTCGGCAAGACCACAACCAGCGCCGCATTCGCCACGGGCCTTGCGCTGCGTGGTCACAAGACCGCCGTAATCGATTTCGACGTGGGTCTGCGCAACCTGGATCTGGTGATGGGCTGCGAGCGACGCGTGGTTTATGACTTCGTCAACGTCATCAACAAAGAGGCCACGTTGCGTCAGGCGCTGATCAAGGACAAGCGCGTGGATAATCTTTCGATACTCGCGGCCTCCCAGACGCGCGACAAGGACGCACTGACCCTGGCCGGCGTGGAGCGCGTGCTCGACGAGTTGCGGGAATCGTTCGATTACGTCGTGTGCGATTCGCCGGCTGGCATCGAGAAGGGCGCGCATCTGGCGATGTATTTCGCCGACGACGCGCTGATCGTGACCAACC encodes:
- a CDS encoding DUF2062 domain-containing protein, whose protein sequence is MNPAVNVRQRVRRHPVAKMYYRLRTRRDTPRQRALAVFMGVVVGCTPLYGLHIFICLALARLTGVNGITTYLAAFVNNPLTAPLIFYVSLGTGHWLFMGEWPHLSWDAARAAGAWHFGRHVLVGTLIVGLALGVVCAALVYWVSKPPAAETPAGRLVESTARRYLDTGIFNWEFVRGKLTYDPLYLGLLQENILPAQGRLLDLGCGRGQLLALLGSATEMHALGVWQPGWPPPPAGLTLAGVDRRARHVGVAREVLASRAELRTEDLTTYEPPPCSIVTLLDVLFYMSPNAQHQLIARVHDALAPGGLLLIREPDAAAGARFTVTRLAEALYGLCRGRFKQRYHYRSAAEWTRLLEDAGFGAKLRPMSARTPFANVLIEARKRQPL
- a CDS encoding beta-ketoacyl-[acyl-carrier-protein] synthase family protein — translated: MPPLAISAYTLVNALGRGVDATAARLLDGVSGLRPCDFELAELPTWIGRVEGLEDEPVDGTLRAFDCRNNRLARAAFAQDGFATAVATVRDRVGAGRIGVFVGTSTAGILETEHAYRGFVATGVLKPFSYRHTQDIFSVADFTRAWFALEGPAVGISTACSSSAKVFASAYRYMRAGLCDAAVVGGVDSLCLTTLYGFHSLELTSPQPCRPWDAARDGLSIGEAAGFALLQWPANDPDNVALRGYGESSDAYHMSSAHPKGDGAVLSMRGALEAAGVLPEHVDYVNLHGTATVSNDAAEDKAMLRVFGERTPCSSTKGWIGHTLGAAGISEALIACLCIERGFLPGSLNTQQCDPSLKANIVRETRPRSIDVAMSNSFGFGGSNCCLLLGRLP
- a CDS encoding beta-ketoacyl synthase chain length factor, with product MSPPAAGLVTVYARGLSVIAPGLDGWEQSQSILHGERLYVNQPLAAFAPELLPRNERRRATGAIKLALRAAEQLALPSGIDRQSLRAVFASSGGDGEIINSICTALAQPQRAVSPTQFHNSVHNSPAGYWAIATICHSSSVSLSAHDGSFAAGLLEAATTALIEGGPVLLVAYDYPPPEPLSQVRGFCAPFAAAMLIDAHSGARALASFGIALTHGEREDQIRDKELEYLRTGNPAARALPLLQAIARQEVRRVVLPYLPDAQLAVEVRPADGLCADCS
- the fabG gene encoding 3-oxoacyl-ACP reductase FabG produces the protein MTEPALRRALVTGGSGDIGAAICRRLARAGMHVVVHANRNLERAKGLVAEIGDAGGSAEMVAFDVTQPEATTERLRTLLQAGPIQVLVSNAGGYRDAPMAGMNQVQWRYPIDVSLHGFFNVAQPLLLPMMATRWGRIIAISSVAGVIGNRGQTNYAAAKAGLSGAVKPLSLEVASRGITVNAVAPGVIAGHITTREFAADAIKRLMPMKRAGMPDEVAALVAFLASNDAAYISGQIISVNGGMA
- a CDS encoding glycosyltransferase family 2 protein, which encodes MRAAVVIPACNEAATIADIARRAQAFITPVIVVDDGSGDDTAARVRGLAVILLRNGVNQGKAASLWRGMQCALAAGAEAVITLDGDGQHCPEDIPRLLAAATLHPHRIVIGARLRGRANAPWPRRLANRFADFWISWAAGHRIFDSQSGFRLYPAALLERVDIAHDRAHGFVFESEILIGAARHGFLSTQVSIDSIYGASSRASHYRAVADTWRITRMVAWKLMRRGLYPQGLIRILRTQAPLVDVQSPRASADPRH
- the minC gene encoding septum site-determining protein MinC, yielding MTSLTIMRLFSDDLAAIGERLRSQIKQAPSLFYGAPLAIDMSALEKPELDLNALTVLLREQGLVPVAVHGGGKAMRGQAGKCNLGVLEWTEPSVPTPTNGSEPVVRAPQDTSHEASPPAPAPAAKKTSTMLITQTVRSGQHIYARGGDLLILGQVSAGAEVIADGHIHVYGKLHGRALAGAQGDGTARIFVQCLEAELIAVAGVYRVSEELDESLRGAAVQAYLHDENLLLEPL
- the minD gene encoding septum site-determining protein MinD, giving the protein MARIIVSTSGKGGVGKTTTSAAFATGLALRGHKTAVIDFDVGLRNLDLVMGCERRVVYDFVNVINKEATLRQALIKDKRVDNLSILAASQTRDKDALTLAGVERVLDELRESFDYVVCDSPAGIEKGAHLAMYFADDALIVTNPEVSSVRDSDRVLGLLGSKTKRAANGGDAITEHLILTRYSPTRVRAGEMLKVEDVQDILAIPLLGVIPESASVLTCSNQGTPVILEESSDAGQAYSDLVDRYLGEEKAHRFIHEKRRGLFSRMFGGASA